DNA sequence from the Cetobacterium somerae ATCC BAA-474 genome:
CCTGATTTACACTTACATTTGTTAACAAACCTTTAGAACTGATAAATCCCTTATTAGATAAACTTATATCGTTCTGAGTAAAAACTAAAGATTCATTTACTCTTTGGTTATCAGTTACAATTGTATCCCCTGTGATGTCTTGTCCAAAAATAAAACTTCCAGTTATAAGATAACAAATTATAGTACCAATATTCAGTGAGATTTTTCGTTTTAAAAAGCGTTTCAATATTTTTTCTTCTTTCATATACATATTTGACTCCCTCCTAATATTTTATTATCCTACTGTAATATTTTTTATGTTGCTTCATTTATTCTATCAATAAAACTAAATCCTTTTTTACTATTTCTTTTTTTATCTCTTTATAAATTTTGTTTAAAGGCTGATTCTATTAGTTTATCATTTTCATAATTTTCAACAACCTTCTCTTTACCGTTTTCATAGTATGTTACCCTGCGCCCATGTAAAAAATCATTTTTGTATGTTTCTAAAGTTTTTATGTTTCCATTTTCATAAAACTCTTTTTTTATACCATTTAAAATGCCACTTTTAAAATTTTCTTCTAAAATTAAAAATCCATTACTATTGTACTCTTTTATTACTCCATCAGGTAATCCATCTTTAAACTCTCCATAAAACTTTATATTTCCATTTTCATAAAAATTTTTACATACTCCATCATTCTTTCCATTTTTATAGTTCCAAATTGTAATTTTTTTATTATCATTTATTGTTTTAAACGCTGTTCCTGAAAAAGGTTTATTTTCATTA
Encoded proteins:
- a CDS encoding toxin-antitoxin system YwqK family antitoxin, encoding MKKFIFFICLILQACSNEENTRIDELYYNKVDGLFYKINENKPFSGTAFKTINDNKKITIWNYKNGKNDGVCKNFYENGNIKFYGEFKDGLPDGVIKEYNSNGFLILEENFKSGILNGIKKEFYENGNIKTLETYKNDFLHGRRVTYYENGKEKVVENYENDKLIESAFKQNL